In Alloyangia pacifica, the following proteins share a genomic window:
- a CDS encoding NAD(P)-dependent alcohol dehydrogenase — translation MKAVTARRYGPADILQIEELPRPVPGRGEILLRVRAAAVTTADWRLRAAAFPGGLALIGRLVAGLWRPRHLVPGSDVAGEVAALGADVEGFEVGQRVVAVLGHGGHAAYGLAKAEGAVAPIPEGMGFDEAAALPFGGLTALEFLRDVAKLRAGQKVLILGASGGVGAYAVQIAAALGADVTAVAGPGREAILRGLGAERVLDYRSDEITGRFDLIFDTVGAMNWPESRGLLGKQGLFLPLNFGLRELGHLLRSKLSGGPRMALHVSGDSRVGLESLLALWREGRLRPVIDSRFALDNIAEAHRLVETRHRAGAVVLEVGA, via the coding sequence ATGAAAGCCGTCACCGCCCGCCGCTACGGCCCCGCCGATATCCTGCAGATCGAAGAGCTGCCGCGCCCCGTGCCGGGACGGGGCGAGATCCTCCTTCGGGTCCGTGCCGCCGCGGTCACCACCGCCGACTGGCGCCTGCGCGCCGCGGCCTTCCCCGGAGGACTGGCGCTGATCGGGCGGCTGGTTGCGGGCCTGTGGAGGCCGCGGCATCTCGTGCCGGGCTCGGATGTGGCGGGTGAGGTCGCGGCGCTGGGTGCGGATGTCGAAGGGTTTGAGGTCGGGCAAAGGGTTGTTGCCGTGCTCGGTCACGGCGGGCATGCGGCATACGGGCTTGCGAAGGCCGAGGGCGCGGTGGCGCCGATCCCCGAGGGCATGGGGTTCGACGAGGCCGCCGCCTTGCCCTTCGGCGGGCTCACGGCACTGGAATTCCTGCGCGACGTCGCGAAGCTGCGTGCGGGGCAGAAGGTGCTGATCCTCGGGGCCTCTGGCGGAGTCGGCGCCTACGCGGTGCAGATCGCCGCGGCGCTCGGCGCGGATGTGACCGCCGTGGCGGGGCCAGGACGCGAAGCCATTCTGCGCGGCCTCGGGGCGGAGCGCGTGCTCGACTATCGCAGCGACGAGATCACCGGCCGCTTCGATCTGATCTTCGACACGGTGGGGGCGATGAACTGGCCCGAGAGCCGCGGACTTCTGGGCAAGCAGGGGCTCTTCCTGCCACTCAACTTCGGGCTGCGCGAGCTTGGCCACCTGCTGCGGTCAAAGCTCTCCGGCGGGCCGCGCATGGCGCTTCACGTGAGCGGCGACAGCCGCGTTGGGCTGGAGAGTCTGCTGGCGCTGTGGCGCGAGGGCAGGCTGCGCCCGGTCATCGACTCCCGTTTCGCGCTGGACAATATT